The Sphingobium aromaticiconvertens genome has a segment encoding these proteins:
- the moaB gene encoding molybdenum cofactor biosynthesis protein B: MPIDESRTFLPVRIAVMTVSDSRTLADDRSGDTLVERLENAGHILADRHISRDERSLIVARLHAWIDDPQIDCIITTGGTGVTGRDVTPEALAQVQDKEIPGFGELFRWLSYQTIGTSTIQSRATACVARGTYIFALPGSTGAVRDAWDGILVSQLDSRFRPCNFVELMPRLMER, encoded by the coding sequence ATGCCGATCGATGAAAGCCGCACGTTCCTGCCCGTCCGCATCGCGGTGATGACGGTATCGGACAGCCGCACCCTTGCCGACGACCGTTCGGGCGACACGCTGGTCGAACGGCTCGAAAACGCCGGGCATATCCTGGCCGATCGTCATATTTCCAGGGACGAACGCTCGCTGATCGTCGCCCGCCTCCACGCCTGGATAGACGACCCGCAGATCGACTGCATCATCACCACCGGCGGCACCGGCGTTACCGGTCGCGACGTGACTCCGGAAGCGCTCGCCCAGGTGCAGGACAAGGAAATTCCCGGTTTCGGCGAACTGTTCCGCTGGCTCAGCTACCAGACGATCGGCACCTCCACCATCCAGTCCCGCGCCACCGCCTGCGTCGCGCGCGGCACCTATATCTTCGCGCTGCCTGGCTCGACCGGCGCAGTGCGCGACGCCTGGGACGGCATCTTGGTCAGCCAACTCGACAGCCGCTTTCGCCCTTGCAACTTTGTGGAATTGATGCCCCGCCTCATGGAGCGCTGA
- a CDS encoding YbjN domain-containing protein: MWGRMLIAMATVGLSGMVSGTALANDGDPCGAKMVCASSPQSVVEAIKEAGYKAVLSKSKTTGNPMIESAANGYDYSLFFYECEEAKQCGSLQFMISFADDGTNTPELANLWNKEKRFSQMAVTDDKSLAFSYDISTIGGLNQKNFADVVDWWALMLGEVSQFFKAQAPQKK, from the coding sequence ATGTGGGGCAGAATGTTGATCGCGATGGCGACTGTCGGCCTCTCTGGCATGGTGTCGGGGACGGCACTGGCGAATGATGGCGATCCCTGCGGCGCCAAAATGGTGTGCGCCAGCAGTCCCCAATCGGTGGTCGAAGCGATCAAGGAGGCAGGTTACAAGGCGGTGTTGAGCAAGAGCAAGACGACCGGCAACCCTATGATCGAGAGCGCGGCTAACGGCTATGACTATTCGCTGTTCTTCTATGAATGCGAAGAGGCCAAGCAGTGCGGGTCGTTGCAGTTCATGATCAGTTTTGCCGATGACGGGACGAACACGCCCGAACTTGCCAATCTGTGGAACAAGGAAAAACGGTTCAGTCAGATGGCGGTGACGGACGACAAGTCGCTGGCCTTTTCCTACGATATTTCGACCATCGGTGGATTGAACCAGAAGAATTTTGCCGATGTTGTCGACTGGTGGGCGCTAATGCTGGGCGAGGTCTCGCAATTCTTCAAGGCGCAGGCGCCGCAAAAGAAATAA